From a region of the Rhodococcus sp. 4CII genome:
- the lipA gene encoding lipoyl synthase: MTVAPEGRKLLRLEIRNAETPIERKPNWIMTRAKMGPEYSELKGLVKREGLHTVCEEAGCPNIYECWEDREATFLIGGEQCTRRCDFCQIDTGKPDDLDRDEPRRVAESVQAMGLRYSTITGVARDDLPDGGAWLYAETVRLIHQLNPGTGVELLIPDFNAKPEQLAEVFATRPEVLAHNVETVPRIFKRIRPAFRYQRSLDVITAAREDGLVTKSNLILGMGETPDEVTQALHDLHDAGCDIITITQYLRPSPRHHPVERWVKPEEFVEHSQTAEEIGFAGVMAGPLVRSSYRAGRLYAQAMAHHGRELPAGQAHLAESGEASQEASSLMARLAR; this comes from the coding sequence GTGACTGTGGCCCCAGAAGGACGCAAATTGCTCCGCCTCGAGATCCGAAATGCGGAGACCCCGATCGAACGCAAACCGAACTGGATCATGACGAGAGCGAAGATGGGCCCGGAATACTCCGAGCTCAAGGGCCTCGTCAAGCGCGAGGGTTTGCACACCGTCTGCGAAGAAGCCGGCTGCCCCAACATCTACGAATGCTGGGAAGACCGCGAGGCAACCTTCCTCATCGGCGGTGAACAGTGCACCCGCCGCTGCGACTTCTGCCAGATCGACACCGGCAAGCCGGACGACCTCGACCGCGACGAACCCCGCCGCGTCGCCGAGTCCGTCCAGGCGATGGGGCTGCGGTACTCCACCATCACCGGTGTCGCCCGCGACGACCTCCCCGACGGCGGCGCCTGGCTCTACGCCGAAACCGTGCGCCTGATCCACCAGCTCAACCCGGGCACCGGCGTCGAACTGCTCATCCCCGACTTCAACGCCAAACCCGAACAGCTGGCCGAGGTGTTCGCCACCCGCCCCGAGGTGCTCGCGCACAACGTCGAAACCGTTCCCCGCATCTTCAAGCGGATCCGGCCCGCGTTCCGCTACCAGCGCAGCCTCGACGTCATCACCGCCGCCCGCGAGGATGGTCTCGTCACCAAGTCCAACCTCATCCTCGGCATGGGCGAAACCCCCGACGAGGTCACCCAGGCGTTGCACGATCTGCACGACGCGGGCTGCGACATCATCACCATCACCCAGTACTTGCGCCCCTCCCCCCGGCACCACCCCGTCGAACGATGGGTCAAGCCCGAGGAATTCGTCGAGCACTCCCAGACCGCAGAGGAGATCGGGTTCGCCGGCGTCATGGCCGGACCGCTCGTCCGCTCGTCGTACCGTGCCGGCCGCCTCTACGCCCAGGCGATGGCCCACCACGGCCGCGAACTGCCTGCAGGACAGGCGCATCTCGCCGAAAGCGGCGAAGCGTCGCAGGAGGCAAGTTCCCTCATGGCGCGCCTCGCCCGCTGA
- the lipB gene encoding lipoyl(octanoyl) transferase LipB produces MSSATQSARFSPLPISVEHLGRIGYVDAWDRQRELAAERADNVGTDTLLLLEHPAVYTAGRRTEPGDRPTDGTPVIDVDRGGKITWHGPGQLVGYPIVKLAEPVDVVRYVRRLEQALIAVCTDLGIECGRVDGRSGVWLPASLENGQWLPERKVAAIGVRVQRGVALHGFALNCNSVLTGFDAIIPCGIRDAGVTSLSRELGRDVTVDEVTPAVTAAVVAALDGTLPVTEHDIERITFDSAAAEKPSSAPTFTTVQYG; encoded by the coding sequence ATGAGCAGCGCGACACAATCCGCCCGTTTCAGCCCACTACCGATCTCCGTCGAACACCTCGGCCGGATCGGATATGTCGACGCCTGGGACCGACAGCGCGAGCTGGCGGCCGAACGTGCGGATAACGTGGGCACCGACACTCTGCTGCTGCTCGAACACCCGGCTGTCTACACGGCGGGACGACGGACCGAACCCGGCGACCGCCCCACCGACGGCACGCCCGTGATCGACGTCGACCGCGGCGGGAAGATCACCTGGCACGGCCCGGGACAGCTGGTGGGATACCCGATCGTCAAGCTGGCCGAACCGGTCGACGTCGTGCGGTACGTCCGCAGGCTGGAGCAGGCGCTGATCGCCGTGTGCACCGACCTCGGCATCGAGTGTGGCCGGGTCGACGGCCGCTCCGGGGTGTGGCTGCCCGCGTCGCTCGAGAACGGACAGTGGCTGCCCGAGCGCAAGGTGGCGGCCATCGGGGTGCGGGTGCAGCGTGGTGTCGCCCTGCACGGTTTCGCGCTCAACTGCAATTCCGTCCTGACGGGGTTCGACGCCATCATCCCGTGCGGTATCCGCGACGCCGGTGTCACGTCGCTGTCGCGGGAACTGGGCAGGGACGTGACGGTCGACGAGGTCACCCCCGCCGTCACGGCGGCGGTCGTCGCAGCGCTCGACGGCACCCTCCCGGTGACCGAACACGACATCGAGCGAATCACTTTCGACTCCGCCGCGGCCGAGAAGCCGTCCTCCGCCCCCACCTTCACTACCGTTCAGTACGGCTGA
- a CDS encoding TIGR01777 family oxidoreductase, giving the protein MRVVIAGSSGLIGTALVSSLRGDGHDVVRLVRRSAAGPDESRWDPQKDRLDTDILSDADAVVNLCGVGIGDKRWNGAYKQLIRDSRIAATDVLAEAVAEATVPVFVNASAVGYYGDTGNRVVDESSPPGEGFLADTCRDWEAATTPAGDSKVRTVLLRSGIVLSPRGGLLGRLKTLYSVGLGGRLGNGRQYLSWISLEDEIDAIKFVLTRDDVAGPVNLTGPAPVTNAQFNGAVARTLHRPAPWIVPGFALTALMGEFAQEGILAGQRAIPTVLENAGFRFRHNTIGEALDAALVR; this is encoded by the coding sequence ATGCGAGTGGTCATCGCCGGATCCTCCGGGCTGATCGGCACCGCTCTCGTCTCGTCTCTCCGCGGCGACGGCCACGACGTCGTGCGTCTCGTCCGCCGCTCGGCAGCCGGTCCCGACGAGTCGCGCTGGGATCCTCAGAAGGACCGGCTCGACACGGATATCCTGTCGGATGCCGACGCCGTCGTGAATCTGTGCGGCGTCGGGATCGGTGACAAACGCTGGAACGGGGCGTACAAGCAATTGATCCGGGACAGCCGCATCGCCGCCACCGACGTCCTGGCGGAGGCCGTCGCCGAGGCCACGGTTCCCGTGTTCGTCAACGCGAGCGCCGTCGGCTACTACGGCGACACCGGAAACCGCGTCGTCGACGAGTCCTCCCCGCCGGGTGAGGGTTTCCTCGCGGACACCTGCCGCGACTGGGAGGCCGCGACCACCCCCGCAGGCGACTCGAAGGTCCGGACCGTGCTGTTGCGGAGCGGCATCGTCCTGTCCCCGCGCGGTGGCCTGCTCGGCCGGCTGAAGACCCTGTACTCGGTCGGGCTGGGAGGGCGGCTCGGCAACGGCCGCCAGTACCTGTCGTGGATCTCGTTGGAGGACGAGATCGATGCGATCAAATTCGTCCTCACCCGCGACGACGTCGCCGGACCCGTGAACCTCACCGGCCCGGCGCCGGTCACCAATGCGCAGTTCAATGGCGCGGTCGCGCGCACGCTGCACCGCCCCGCACCGTGGATCGTTCCCGGGTTCGCGCTGACCGCGCTGATGGGCGAGTTCGCGCAGGAAGGCATCCTGGCCGGGCAGCGCGCCATCCCCACGGTGCTCGAGAATGCAGGATTCCGGTTCCGGCACAACACGATCGGTGAGGCCCTCGATGCCGCCCTCGTGCGGTGA